Proteins from a genomic interval of Kitasatospora kifunensis:
- the ilvC gene encoding ketol-acid reductoisomerase, with product MAELFYEDDADLSIIQGRKVAVIGYGSQGHAHALSLRDSGVDVRVGLLEGSKSRAAAQEEGLRVVTPAEAAAEADVIMILTPDPIQADVYKEAVEPNLKAGDALFFGHGLNIRYGFIKPPADVDVCMVAPKGPGHLVRRQYVEGRGVPCIAAVEQDATGNAFALALSYAKGIGGTKAGVIKTTFTEETETDLFGEQAVLCGGTAALVKAGFETLVEAGYQPEIAYFECLHELKLIVDLMYEGGLEKMRWSVSETAEWGDYITGPRIITDATKAEMKKVLAEIQDGTFANTWIAEYKAGLPKYNEYKTADSQHLLETTGKELRKLMSWVKEA from the coding sequence GTGGCCGAGCTGTTCTACGAAGACGACGCCGACCTGTCCATCATCCAGGGCCGCAAGGTCGCGGTCATCGGATACGGCAGCCAGGGTCACGCCCACGCGCTGTCGCTGCGCGACTCGGGCGTGGACGTGCGGGTCGGTCTGCTGGAGGGCTCCAAGTCCCGCGCCGCCGCCCAGGAGGAGGGCCTGCGCGTGGTCACCCCGGCCGAGGCCGCCGCCGAGGCCGACGTCATCATGATCCTCACCCCGGACCCGATCCAGGCCGACGTCTACAAGGAGGCCGTCGAGCCGAACCTGAAGGCGGGCGACGCCCTCTTCTTCGGCCACGGCCTGAACATCCGCTACGGCTTCATCAAGCCCCCGGCCGACGTCGACGTCTGCATGGTCGCCCCCAAGGGCCCCGGTCACCTGGTGCGCCGCCAGTACGTCGAGGGCCGCGGCGTGCCGTGCATCGCGGCCGTCGAGCAGGACGCCACCGGCAACGCCTTCGCGCTGGCCCTGTCCTACGCCAAGGGCATCGGCGGCACCAAGGCCGGCGTCATCAAGACCACCTTCACCGAGGAGACCGAGACCGACCTGTTCGGCGAGCAGGCGGTCCTCTGCGGCGGCACCGCCGCCCTGGTCAAGGCCGGTTTCGAGACCCTGGTCGAGGCCGGCTACCAGCCGGAGATCGCCTACTTCGAGTGCCTGCACGAGCTGAAGCTGATCGTCGACCTGATGTACGAGGGCGGCCTGGAGAAGATGCGCTGGTCGGTCTCCGAGACCGCCGAGTGGGGCGACTACATCACCGGCCCGCGGATCATCACCGACGCCACCAAGGCCGAGATGAAGAAGGTCCTGGCCGAGATCCAGGACGGCACCTTCGCCAACACCTGGATCGCCGAGTACAAGGCGGGCCTGCCGAAGTACAACGAGTACAAGACGGCCGACTCGCAGCACCTGCTGGAGACCACCGGCAAGGAGCTGCGCAAGCTGATGAGCTGGGTCAAGGAGGCCTGA
- a CDS encoding YfhO family protein, which yields MRRFWRSTSGYPAGPEGESPERVRLAVLGSAGLAVGAYVVALAARRGYPFGHGPRPGSRLTEQVIPLYAHLWDLLRGHGGGDLLVNWNSGYGVPFLPDLATDLLNPFSFLVVLFPRDQVGLAVFLTTLLSIGLGTALMTVFLGRLHPGSPWLRALLATGYGLCAWGLVDGLEQPAWLWGLVSLPLLCLAFDRCVRRTGWPLGAAALALAWVGNFYTAATASLGAGLVLVLRLLLEQRPVRERLCSLGRALAMVTVGIGAAAPVLWVTFEAGRDAVPAAVLHPGTPSLPDYLAQLLPGGLTGRGLPDVFVGVFGLLLVAALPFNRAVRLRERLAWPLALLLVAASFVWRPSQLLWHVATAPEGDPYRSTFVLAGLLTMAAWVCLAHRPGPLALGGGVALLAVLAALTQAQASTGPITWVLLGAGVPVLVGALWALAASASISAPTSISASAGTAERRARGLRRAAAAVLSCAVFAGTSAAAYSVLGPHDREPQDPTAAATASGATPGLAAAQLAAARQLIQRAQDWPATRTDPGPHLFTGNDPMLLGGQGGGYRSDYLPQATAQALHGLGAGWLLQGRQTLSAADPVGQALLAVGSSLQPDLTVRQASAAPLVTVHPPGTLDLPSGASLWARQQALLGATVYQVPALVPGSGPAPTDHGRSGWSLPTTPTGQAGTELTASCSPGRAAYLYAPYLDGQLSWPGGSLTARGEQNATALPIVPLGPVPADGVVRVTVRVELATQVPASPFGCLDPAALSQAVQALRASGARQVRAGGHTITAGLPPGSTGSAVVAVPAVPGWRCGVDGAPPAPAGSAQRLLAVPLGSGASRLTCAFEQPGLAPGLQVTASAVGVWLLVTAWSWWRRRSPAAPAPQVSRPAG from the coding sequence ATGCGGAGATTCTGGCGGTCCACTTCAGGCTACCCGGCGGGTCCTGAGGGGGAATCACCCGAACGTGTCCGCCTCGCCGTGCTGGGCTCCGCCGGGCTGGCGGTGGGGGCGTACGTGGTGGCACTCGCCGCGCGCAGGGGGTATCCCTTCGGGCACGGGCCGCGGCCCGGGAGCCGGCTGACCGAGCAGGTCATCCCGCTCTACGCGCACCTGTGGGACCTGCTGCGCGGGCACGGGGGCGGGGACCTGCTGGTCAACTGGAACAGCGGGTACGGGGTGCCGTTCCTGCCCGATCTGGCGACCGACCTGCTGAATCCGTTCTCCTTCCTGGTCGTGCTCTTCCCACGCGACCAGGTGGGGCTGGCGGTCTTCCTCACCACCCTGCTGAGCATCGGCCTGGGCACCGCGCTGATGACCGTCTTCCTGGGGCGGCTGCACCCGGGCTCGCCGTGGCTGCGGGCACTGCTGGCCACCGGATACGGGCTCTGCGCCTGGGGGCTGGTGGACGGTCTTGAGCAGCCCGCCTGGCTCTGGGGGCTGGTCTCGCTGCCGCTGCTCTGCCTGGCCTTCGACCGTTGCGTGCGGCGCACCGGCTGGCCGTTGGGCGCGGCGGCCCTCGCGCTGGCCTGGGTGGGCAACTTCTACACCGCCGCGACCGCCTCGCTCGGGGCCGGCCTGGTGCTGGTGCTGCGACTGCTGCTGGAGCAGCGCCCGGTGCGCGAGCGGCTGTGCTCGCTGGGACGGGCGCTGGCGATGGTGACGGTCGGGATCGGGGCGGCGGCGCCGGTGCTCTGGGTGACCTTCGAGGCCGGGCGGGACGCGGTGCCCGCCGCCGTGCTGCACCCGGGCACGCCGAGCCTGCCCGACTACCTGGCCCAGCTGCTGCCCGGCGGGCTCACCGGGCGCGGCCTGCCCGACGTCTTCGTCGGCGTGTTCGGTCTGCTGCTGGTGGCCGCGCTGCCGTTCAACCGCGCGGTGCGACTGCGGGAGCGGCTGGCCTGGCCGCTGGCGCTGCTGCTGGTCGCGGCCTCGTTCGTGTGGCGGCCGAGCCAGTTGCTCTGGCACGTGGCGACCGCGCCCGAGGGCGATCCCTACCGCTCGACCTTTGTGCTGGCCGGGCTGCTGACCATGGCCGCCTGGGTCTGCCTGGCGCACCGCCCCGGGCCGCTCGCGCTCGGCGGCGGGGTGGCGCTGCTCGCCGTGCTGGCCGCGCTGACCCAGGCCCAGGCGTCGACCGGGCCGATCACCTGGGTGCTGCTGGGGGCCGGGGTCCCGGTGCTGGTGGGGGCACTCTGGGCCTTGGCGGCCTCGGCCTCGATCTCAGCCCCGACCTCGATCTCCGCCTCGGCTGGGACGGCCGAGCGGCGGGCACGGGGGTTGCGGCGCGCCGCAGCGGCGGTGCTGAGCTGCGCCGTCTTCGCGGGGACGAGCGCGGCGGCCTACTCGGTGCTGGGGCCGCACGACCGCGAGCCGCAGGACCCGACGGCGGCCGCGACCGCGTCCGGGGCGACGCCGGGCCTGGCGGCCGCGCAGCTGGCGGCGGCCCGGCAGCTGATCCAGCGGGCCCAGGACTGGCCGGCCACCCGGACCGACCCCGGTCCGCACCTGTTCACCGGCAACGATCCGATGCTGCTGGGCGGCCAGGGCGGCGGCTACCGCAGTGACTACCTGCCGCAGGCCACCGCGCAGGCGCTGCACGGGCTGGGCGCCGGTTGGCTGCTACAGGGGCGCCAGACGCTCAGCGCCGCGGATCCGGTCGGGCAGGCGCTCCTCGCGGTGGGCAGCTCCCTCCAACCCGACCTGACGGTGCGCCAGGCCTCGGCGGCGCCGCTGGTCACGGTGCACCCGCCCGGGACGCTGGACCTGCCGAGCGGCGCCTCGCTCTGGGCACGCCAGCAGGCGCTGCTCGGCGCGACGGTCTACCAGGTCCCGGCGCTGGTGCCGGGTAGCGGTCCGGCGCCGACCGACCACGGCCGCAGCGGCTGGTCACTGCCCACCACGCCGACCGGCCAGGCCGGCACCGAGCTCACCGCCAGTTGCTCGCCCGGGCGTGCGGCCTACCTCTACGCGCCCTACCTGGACGGGCAGTTGAGTTGGCCGGGCGGCTCGCTGACGGCGCGCGGGGAGCAGAACGCGACGGCTCTGCCGATCGTGCCGCTCGGTCCTGTGCCGGCCGACGGTGTGGTGCGGGTGACGGTGCGCGTCGAGCTGGCCACCCAGGTGCCGGCCAGCCCGTTCGGCTGCCTCGATCCGGCGGCGCTGAGCCAGGCGGTGCAGGCGCTGCGTGCGAGCGGGGCCCGGCAGGTGCGGGCCGGTGGGCACACGATCACCGCCGGGCTGCCACCGGGCAGTACGGGCAGCGCGGTGGTCGCGGTGCCCGCCGTGCCGGGGTGGCGGTGCGGGGTGGACGGCGCACCGCCGGCCCCGGCGGGGTCGGCCCAGAGGCTGCTCGCCGTCCCGCTGGGGTCCGGCGCAAGCCGCCTGACCTGCGCCTTCGAGCAGCCAGGGCTGGCGCCAGGGCTGCAGGTGACCGCCTCGGCGGTGGGGGTCTGGCTGCTGGTGACGGCATGGAGCTGGTGGCGCCGCCGGAGCCCGGCGGCGCCCGCACCGCAGGTCAGCCGGCCGGCAGGGTGA
- the serA gene encoding phosphoglycerate dehydrogenase: MTSQGAVVLIAEELSPATVDALGPDFEIRHCDGADRTELLNAITDVDAILIRSATRIDAEALAVAKKLRVVARAGVGLDNVDVAAATKAGVMVVNAPTSNIVTAAELACGLLISVARNIAPANSALKAGEWKRNKYTGVELSEKILGVVGLGRIGVLVAQRMSAFGMKIVAYDPYIQAARAAQMGVKLLSLDELLEVSDFITVHLPKTPETIGLIGDDALHKVKPSVRIVNAARGGIVDEAALAAALRDGRVAGAGLDVYAKEPCTDSPLFTFDNVVATPHLGASTDEAQEKAGIAVAKSVRLALAGELVPDAVNVQGGVIAEDVRPGLPLAEKLGRIFTALAGEVAVRLDVEVRGEITQHDVKVLELSALKGVFEDVVAETVSYVNAPLFAQERGVEVRLTTSSESPEHRNVITVRGTLADGTEIAISGTLSGPKQQQKIVGVDAFEVDVALTDHMAFFKYEDRPGVVGTLGRILGDAGINIAGMQVARDGETKDALASITVDSEIPQEVLTEIATEVGAKFARGVDLG, from the coding sequence GTGACCTCTCAGGGCGCTGTCGTACTGATCGCCGAAGAGCTGTCTCCCGCCACCGTCGACGCCCTGGGCCCGGACTTCGAGATCCGCCACTGCGACGGAGCCGACCGCACCGAACTGCTGAACGCGATCACGGATGTGGACGCCATCCTGATCCGCTCGGCCACCCGGATCGACGCCGAGGCGCTGGCCGTGGCGAAGAAGCTGCGCGTGGTCGCCCGGGCCGGCGTGGGCCTGGACAACGTCGACGTCGCCGCCGCCACCAAGGCCGGCGTGATGGTCGTGAACGCGCCGACCTCCAACATCGTCACCGCCGCCGAGCTCGCCTGCGGCCTGCTGATCTCGGTGGCCCGCAACATCGCGCCCGCCAACTCCGCGCTCAAGGCCGGTGAGTGGAAGCGCAACAAGTACACCGGCGTCGAGCTCTCCGAGAAGATCCTCGGCGTGGTGGGCCTGGGCCGGATCGGCGTGCTGGTCGCCCAGCGGATGTCCGCCTTCGGCATGAAGATCGTCGCCTACGACCCCTACATCCAGGCCGCCCGCGCGGCCCAGATGGGCGTCAAGCTGCTCTCGCTGGACGAGCTGCTCGAGGTCTCCGACTTCATCACCGTGCACCTGCCCAAGACCCCCGAGACGATCGGCCTGATCGGCGACGACGCGCTGCACAAGGTCAAGCCGAGCGTGCGGATCGTCAACGCCGCCCGCGGCGGCATCGTGGACGAGGCCGCGCTCGCCGCCGCCCTCAGGGACGGCCGGGTGGCCGGCGCCGGCCTCGACGTCTACGCCAAGGAGCCGTGCACCGACTCCCCGCTCTTCACCTTCGACAACGTGGTGGCCACCCCGCACCTGGGCGCCTCCACCGACGAGGCGCAGGAGAAGGCCGGCATCGCGGTCGCCAAGTCGGTGCGCCTCGCGCTGGCCGGCGAGCTGGTGCCGGACGCGGTCAACGTGCAGGGCGGCGTGATCGCCGAGGACGTGCGCCCCGGGCTCCCGCTGGCCGAGAAGCTCGGTCGGATCTTCACCGCGCTGGCCGGCGAGGTGGCCGTGCGGCTCGACGTCGAGGTCCGCGGCGAGATCACCCAGCACGACGTCAAGGTGCTCGAACTCTCCGCCCTCAAGGGCGTCTTCGAGGACGTGGTGGCCGAGACGGTGTCCTACGTCAACGCCCCGCTGTTCGCCCAGGAGCGCGGCGTCGAGGTGCGGCTGACCACCAGCAGCGAGAGCCCCGAGCACCGCAACGTGATCACCGTGCGCGGCACCCTGGCGGACGGCACCGAGATCGCCATCTCCGGTACGCTCTCCGGCCCCAAGCAGCAGCAGAAGATCGTCGGCGTGGACGCCTTCGAGGTGGATGTGGCGCTCACCGACCACATGGCCTTCTTCAAGTACGAGGACCGCCCCGGCGTGGTCGGCACCCTGGGCCGGATCCTCGGCGACGCGGGCATCAACATCGCCGGCATGCAGGTGGCCCGGGACGGCGAGACCAAGGACGCGCTGGCCTCGATCACGGTCGACTCCGAGATCCCGCAGGAGGTGCTGACCGAGATCGCCACCGAGGTGGGCGCCAAGTTCGCCCGCGGGGTCGATCTCGGCTGA
- a CDS encoding S8 family serine peptidase: MRIRPLRPRSSRSRPRPHHRHRSPRRRLPRLLLTLALLAGPLALAAVPPTGLAVEQGGAAGGVRQSVLLELDTEPAAPAWRRAAEGARREQRSAAQTRQAAAEAGRGARLRAEAALAGLEHAIGPDVRVLYRTQTLFTGLAVNAPVARLAALRALPGVRAAHPIAPKQRSNAHSVPLTGAPAVWAGVPGNTGQGMRIGIIDSGIDYTHADFGGPGTEAAYRAVDAAKPAPAALFPNAKVTGGQDLVGDDYNPDPGAADYQPVPHPDPNPLDCVRNGHGTHVAGTVAGYGVDAQGHTYRGPYRPGLDPAAFRVGPGAAPGATLYAIKVFGCQGSTDQLAHALDLAADPNQDGDLGDHLDVVNLSLGSGFGDPGDADALAADRLAEAGTVVVASAGNDGDVYGIGGSPGVAGRAIAVAASVGGHGDADGVRVLAPAALAGVLPAHWSARYAAWGSAEVTAAVVRPAADLDGCTPFDPADAARLRGKIVLLDWALADTNRACGSTPRADHAADAGAVGALLAGAGSPDPGADGRLDEISGDERIPAALLARADGDRLRQATGPAGGQPAAGGTVTVQLATVGNALHGAVGQEQPERVDTLTGFSSRGIGEAGVVKPDLAAPGETIWSAKVGTGSQGTREDGTSMAAPHIAGIAALVRAAHPDWSVTEVKAALMNTATDLRAVDGRTGPLLGPERAGAGRVRADLAVATPAVAYAAGDAGQVGLSFGPVPVTGRLALTREITVHNLSGAPVTYRTDYQSATEVPGARFELTPSRLTVAPGESALVRVTLSVPGPVDRTPDPTLTLTQGGRARAFRGELSGRLLLIPSAAGPPTLRVPLFAAPRAASELTATAIGVTAPMTQAAQAAQPGQAAQPGQTGLAGPMVTRLAVTGSAAWTSAGAASLISAFALGGEGERWPDCPAPGQGSGGRIEAPGSVERPDHSQDGARCAAEDPERSADLRAVGAASDAPTVPAADARLYLAATAWAPAVTPVSATAVRAVLDTDGDGVPDALVVADRLPGSDVLVARLLDARTGAQLDVQPLNARWGDTDTDLLDSDTVVLPIRISALPRFSPANGRLRYAIWTSSVGGAPDPAHALSSIGFAAGRPSLLVDPLHPALDIRAGLDGSSAVVQPETPGTLLEVRRATAEEARLLLVHHLNTDGHRAQLLTLPAG; this comes from the coding sequence GTGCGTATCCGACCGCTCCGCCCCCGCTCCTCGCGATCCCGCCCCCGTCCTCATCACCGGCACCGCTCACCCCGCCGCCGGCTGCCCCGACTGCTGCTGACGCTGGCCCTGCTGGCCGGCCCGCTGGCGCTCGCCGCCGTGCCGCCCACCGGTCTGGCGGTCGAGCAGGGCGGGGCCGCGGGCGGGGTCAGGCAGTCGGTGCTGCTCGAACTGGACACCGAGCCCGCCGCCCCCGCCTGGCGTCGGGCGGCCGAGGGCGCCCGACGCGAGCAGCGCTCCGCGGCGCAGACGCGCCAGGCGGCGGCCGAGGCGGGGCGAGGCGCCCGGCTGCGGGCCGAGGCGGCCCTGGCCGGCCTGGAACACGCGATCGGTCCGGACGTCCGGGTGCTCTACCGCACCCAGACCCTCTTCACCGGCCTGGCCGTCAACGCTCCGGTGGCACGGCTCGCGGCGCTGCGCGCGCTGCCCGGCGTCCGGGCGGCGCACCCGATCGCGCCCAAGCAACGCTCCAACGCGCACTCCGTCCCGCTCACCGGAGCGCCGGCCGTCTGGGCCGGGGTGCCGGGAAACACCGGGCAGGGGATGCGGATCGGCATCATCGACAGCGGCATCGACTACACCCACGCCGACTTCGGCGGTCCCGGGACGGAGGCCGCCTACCGCGCGGTCGACGCCGCCAAGCCCGCGCCCGCCGCACTCTTCCCCAACGCCAAGGTGACGGGTGGTCAGGATCTGGTCGGTGACGACTACAACCCCGATCCGGGAGCCGCCGACTACCAGCCCGTGCCGCACCCCGACCCCAATCCGCTGGACTGCGTGCGCAACGGCCACGGCACCCATGTGGCCGGCACCGTGGCCGGCTACGGCGTCGATGCCCAGGGCCACACCTACCGCGGCCCCTACCGCCCCGGTCTGGACCCGGCGGCCTTCAGGGTCGGCCCCGGCGCCGCGCCCGGCGCCACCCTCTACGCGATCAAGGTCTTCGGCTGCCAGGGCTCCACCGACCAGCTGGCGCACGCCCTCGACCTGGCCGCCGACCCGAACCAGGACGGCGACCTCGGCGACCACCTGGACGTGGTCAACCTCTCGCTCGGCAGCGGCTTCGGCGACCCCGGCGACGCCGACGCGCTGGCCGCCGACCGGCTCGCCGAGGCCGGCACCGTGGTGGTCGCCTCGGCCGGCAACGACGGCGACGTCTACGGCATCGGCGGCAGCCCGGGAGTGGCAGGCCGGGCCATCGCCGTGGCCGCCTCGGTCGGCGGCCACGGGGACGCGGACGGCGTGCGGGTGCTCGCCCCGGCCGCGCTGGCCGGGGTGCTGCCCGCGCACTGGAGCGCCCGCTACGCCGCCTGGGGCAGCGCGGAGGTGACCGCCGCGGTGGTGCGGCCCGCCGCCGACCTGGACGGCTGCACCCCCTTCGACCCGGCCGACGCGGCCCGGCTGCGCGGCAAGATCGTGCTGCTCGACTGGGCCTTGGCCGACACCAACCGGGCCTGCGGCTCGACCCCGCGCGCCGACCACGCCGCCGACGCGGGCGCGGTCGGCGCGCTGCTGGCCGGCGCCGGGTCCCCCGACCCCGGCGCGGACGGTCGGCTGGACGAGATCAGTGGCGACGAGCGGATCCCGGCCGCACTGCTGGCCAGGGCGGACGGCGACCGGCTGCGCCAGGCCACAGGCCCGGCAGGCGGCCAGCCGGCCGCTGGCGGTACGGTCACCGTCCAGCTCGCCACTGTCGGCAACGCGCTGCACGGCGCGGTGGGCCAGGAGCAGCCCGAACGGGTCGACACGCTCACCGGCTTCAGCTCGCGCGGCATCGGTGAGGCGGGCGTGGTCAAGCCCGACCTGGCGGCGCCCGGCGAGACCATCTGGTCCGCCAAGGTCGGCACCGGCAGCCAGGGCACCCGGGAGGACGGCACCTCGATGGCCGCCCCGCACATCGCGGGGATCGCCGCGCTGGTCCGCGCCGCCCACCCCGACTGGAGCGTGACCGAGGTCAAGGCCGCGCTGATGAACACCGCCACCGACCTGCGGGCGGTGGACGGTCGCACCGGCCCGCTGCTCGGCCCCGAGCGCGCCGGTGCGGGGCGGGTGCGCGCCGATCTGGCCGTCGCCACCCCCGCCGTGGCCTACGCGGCAGGGGACGCCGGGCAGGTCGGCCTCTCCTTCGGCCCGGTCCCGGTGACCGGGCGGCTCGCGCTCACCCGCGAGATCACGGTGCACAACCTGTCCGGCGCACCGGTCACCTACCGCACGGACTACCAGTCGGCCACCGAAGTGCCAGGCGCACGATTCGAGCTGACGCCGAGTCGGTTGACGGTGGCGCCGGGGGAGAGTGCCCTGGTCCGGGTCACGCTGAGCGTCCCAGGGCCGGTCGACCGGACGCCCGATCCCACCCTCACGCTCACCCAGGGCGGGCGGGCCCGCGCCTTCCGGGGCGAGCTGTCCGGGCGCCTGCTGCTCATCCCGAGCGCGGCGGGCCCGCCCACGCTGCGGGTGCCGCTCTTCGCCGCCCCGCGCGCCGCCTCGGAGCTCACCGCGACGGCCATCGGCGTGACCGCGCCGATGACCCAGGCCGCCCAGGCCGCTCAACCGGGTCAGGCTGCCCAGCCAGGCCAGACGGGGCTCGCCGGGCCGATGGTGACCAGGCTCGCCGTCACCGGTAGCGCCGCCTGGACCAGCGCGGGGGCGGCCTCGCTGATCAGCGCCTTCGCGCTCGGCGGCGAGGGCGAGCGGTGGCCCGACTGCCCGGCCCCCGGGCAGGGTTCCGGTGGCCGCATCGAGGCACCGGGCAGCGTCGAGCGCCCCGACCACAGCCAGGACGGCGCCCGCTGCGCGGCCGAGGACCCGGAGCGCTCGGCCGACCTGCGGGCGGTCGGCGCTGCCAGCGACGCGCCCACCGTGCCGGCCGCCGATGCCAGGCTCTACCTGGCCGCCACCGCCTGGGCCCCGGCCGTCACTCCGGTGTCGGCCACGGCCGTGCGGGCCGTTCTCGACACCGACGGCGACGGCGTGCCGGACGCGCTGGTGGTGGCCGACCGGCTGCCCGGCAGCGACGTCCTGGTGGCCCGGCTGCTGGACGCCCGCACCGGAGCGCAGCTCGACGTCCAACCGTTGAACGCCCGTTGGGGTGATACCGACACCGATCTGCTGGACAGCGACACCGTCGTCCTGCCGATCCGGATCTCCGCGCTGCCTAGGTTCTCGCCGGCCAACGGCCGGCTCCGCTACGCCATCTGGACCAGTTCGGTAGGCGGTGCGCCGGACCCGGCGCACGCGCTCTCCTCGATCGGCTTCGCCGCCGGCCGACCGAGCCTGCTGGTCGACCCGCTGCACCCGGCCCTGGACATCCGGGCCGGCCTGGACGGATCGAGCGCCGTCGTCCAGCCCGAAACCCCCGGCACCCTGCTGGAGGTGCGCCGGGCGACGGCCGAGGAGGCTCGCCTGCTCCTGGTGCACCACCTCAACACCGACGGACACCGGGCCCAGCTGCTCACCCTGCCGGCCGGCTGA